The nucleotide sequence CTCACCGCCTGGCTCGGCGTCTCGCGCACCCCCGTGCGCACCGCGCTCGACCAGCTCGCCGAGCTCGGCCTGGTCGAGATCACCGCCAACACGTCGACGAGGGTCTGCGTGCCGACGGCACGCTCCCACCGGGCGGCGCTCGACGTCTACGGCGCGATGCACGGCGCCATCGCGGCGAGCGTCCTCCCCACGCTGCCGGAGGCCGACATCGACGCGCTCTGCGCCGAGGCCGCGCGAGTCGCCGCGGTCGCGGCCGACGGCCCCGCCGACGACGGCGCGGTCTGGACCCTCGGCCGGCTGCAGACGATGGGCGCGATCACGGCGTTCATGTCTCGGCGGTGCGCGAATCCGATCCTGCTGTCCGCCGTCGCGGAGCTCGACCTCCGGCTCGCGTTCTCGTTCCTGGCGCTCGGGGTTCCGCTCGACCGCGAGGCGGTGGCGGCCTGTGCGTCGGGCGTGGTGCGGGTGGCCAGAGGGCGGGATG is from Frondihabitans australicus and encodes:
- a CDS encoding GntR family transcriptional regulator; protein product: MSPVPAGRPGGRVRERFSETARRRLLTALFDGSLEPGERLHDEDLTAWLGVSRTPVRTALDQLAELGLVEITANTSTRVCVPTARSHRAALDVYGAMHGAIAASVLPTLPEADIDALCAEAARVAAVAADGPADDGAVWTLGRLQTMGAITAFMSRRCANPILLSAVAELDLRLAFSFLALGVPLDREAVAACASGVVRVARGRDARGFASVMQAFLGSCALVTAGETTLAARARQARDASRPAQPVKPEKPVKSEKPVKSAQPVKSEATATLSA